The DNA sequence ACCTGCACCACCGGGATGCCGGCGTCGGCCAGCGCCTTGGCGGTGCCGCCGGTGGAGAGAATCTCGACCCCGAGCGCGTGCAGGCCCTTGGCGAAATCGAGCAGGCCGGTCTTGTCGCTGACGCTCACCAGGGCCCGTTCGATCCTGCCCATGCTCGCCTCCTCATCCCCACGGGTGCTGCGAAACGCTGGTGGTGTGGTGGTGCTTCGATCGAAGATGTTGTGGTCGGACGCCTACCAAAGGCCCCCCATGTTGTAAAGAAACCGTCCGGCGACTACTCATCGCCCATGCGCGTCACGGTGAACGGCGACGCGCGCGAGCTGGCCGACGGCGCCACCGTCGAGCAGTTGGTGCGCGAGCTGGGCCTCGGCGCGCGCCGCATCGCGGTCGAGATCAACCTCGACGTCGTGCCGCGCGCCGAGCTGGCGCAGCGCCGGCTGCGCGACGGCGACGTGGTCGAGATCGTGCAATTCATCGGTGGAGGGTGAGCCCCATGACGGCGGCAGCGGACCTGTTCGAGCTGGGCGGCAAGACGTACCGCTCGCGCCTCATCGTCGGCACCGGGAAGTATCGGGACTTCGCCCAGACGCGCGCCGCGATCGACGCCGCCGGCGCCGAGATCGTCACCGTCGCCGTGCGGCGCGTGAACATCACCGATCCCACGCAGGAGAACCTGCTCGACGCGCTCGACCTCTCGCGCATCACCATCCTGCCCAACACCGCCGGCTGCTACACCGCCGCCGACGCCATCCGCACCGCCCGCCTGGCGCGCGAGGCGGGGGTCGGCTCGCTCGTGAAGGTCGAGGTGATCGGCGACGAGCGCACCCTCTTCCCCGACGTGCCGGCGACCATCGAGGCGGCGCGCGTGCTGGTGCAGGAGGGCTTCACGGTGCTGCCCTACATCACCGACGATCCGGTCGCCTGCAGACGCCTCGAGGAGATCGGCTGCGCCGCGGTGATGCCGCTGGCGGCGCCGATCGGCTCCGGGCTCGGCATCCGCAATCCGTACAACCTGCGCATCATCCTCGAGCAGAGCCGGGTGCCGGTGATCGTCGACGCCGGCGTCGGCACGGCGTCGGACGTCGCCCTGGCGATGGAGCTCGGCTGCCATGCCGTGCTCCTCAACACCGCCATCGCCGGCGCGCAGGACCCGATCCTGATGGCGGAGGCGATGCGCCTCGGCGTCGAGGCCGGGCGCAAGGCCTTCCTCGCCGGGCGCATCCCGCGCAAGCTGTACGCGACGGCGTCGAGCCCAGTGGACGGACTGATCCACGAAGAACGCCCATGAGCGCGGCGCGAGGCGGCGGCGGCGCGGCGACGCCGCCCCGTCGGGCGGCGTCGTGCACCTCGACGTTCCGCGCGCTCCCGCGATGAGCGATCCGCGCCGCTGGGGCCTGTATCTGGTCACCGATCGGATGCAGACCCGTGGCCGCCCGCTGCTCGACGTGGTGACGGCGGCGCTGCGCGGCTGCGTCGGGGCGGTGCAGGTGCGCGAGCGCGACCTCGCGACGCGGCCGCTGCTGGCGCTCGCCACCGCGCTGCGCGGCGCGACCCGCGCCGCCGGCGCGGCGCTGCTGATCAACGATCGCGTCGACGTCGCGCTCGCCTGCGACGCCGACGGCGTCCACCTGCCCGGGCACTCGTTCGCCGTCGCCGAGGCGCGGGCGCTGCTCGGGCCGCGGCGGCTGATCGGCGTCTCGACCCATCATCCCGACGAGATCGCCGCGGCGGCCGCCGCCGGCGCCGACTTCGCGGTGTTCGGCCCGATCTTCGCCACGCCGTCGAAGGCGGCCTTCGGGCCGCCGCTCGGGCTCGCCGCGCTCGCCGCCGCCCGCGGCGCCGCGCCCGCCCTGCCCCTGCTCGCCATCGGCGGGGTCGACGCCACCAACGCGGCCGCGGTCCGCGCCGCCGGCGCCGACGGCATCGCCGTCATCCGCGCACTGCTTGCCGCCGACGATCCGGCGGCCGCCGCCGCGGCATTGCGCGCGGCTGCCGATCCACGGCCGGCTCGCTGACGCGCGCGCCGCCGACGGCAGGCGCCTGATCAGCGCGCCCCGCTGCCGCGGCGGAGAATCGCGACTTTGAGCAGGTCGAGCAGCACCAGATAGACCAGGACCGTCGCCAAGAGGGCAGCGACGACTTCCAGCGGCAGGGGCGCCATGAGCACGCC is a window from the bacterium genome containing:
- a CDS encoding thiazole synthase, giving the protein MTAAADLFELGGKTYRSRLIVGTGKYRDFAQTRAAIDAAGAEIVTVAVRRVNITDPTQENLLDALDLSRITILPNTAGCYTAADAIRTARLAREAGVGSLVKVEVIGDERTLFPDVPATIEAARVLVQEGFTVLPYITDDPVACRRLEEIGCAAVMPLAAPIGSGLGIRNPYNLRIILEQSRVPVIVDAGVGTASDVALAMELGCHAVLLNTAIAGAQDPILMAEAMRLGVEAGRKAFLAGRIPRKLYATASSPVDGLIHEERP
- the thiE gene encoding thiamine phosphate synthase; translation: MSDPRRWGLYLVTDRMQTRGRPLLDVVTAALRGCVGAVQVRERDLATRPLLALATALRGATRAAGAALLINDRVDVALACDADGVHLPGHSFAVAEARALLGPRRLIGVSTHHPDEIAAAAAAGADFAVFGPIFATPSKAAFGPPLGLAALAAARGAAPALPLLAIGGVDATNAAAVRAAGADGIAVIRALLAADDPAAAAAALRAAADPRPAR
- the thiS gene encoding sulfur carrier protein ThiS encodes the protein MRVTVNGDARELADGATVEQLVRELGLGARRIAVEINLDVVPRAELAQRRLRDGDVVEIVQFIGGG